A window of the Thermoleophilia bacterium SCSIO 60948 genome harbors these coding sequences:
- a CDS encoding sulfatase encodes MGSRQQRRAGIAAVFTLFIAGAAGLLLKGVIAGASKRERPNIVVIQTDDQTVESLRAMPRTQRLLFDGGTSFANQTVAWPSCGPSRATFFSGQYAHNHGMQSNNPPRGGIRRFDDSRTLATALDDRGYFTAHVGKYLNGYGEETEPEYVPPGWDEWFSAVGPTVQSDYRYEMNDDGQTVEYGARERHYKQDVLTRRAVDVIESEAGRDPLYLQLDYTAPHTSGSARSPQPPFDCRRAALPPPRYANAFSDAEPPSDKASEPREGSTKPRQIRERPPLDGSARERIDRRYRCGLAALRSVDDGVGRVFDALERAGEAGDTYVIFTSDNGYIYGEHRIETGKDVVYDPSTNVPLAIAGPGIEPGAVRDTPTSNVDLAPTIASLAGAELETVPDGEDLGDLIAGEEDFDRSVLIERTDGKPESNYQAIRTRRYVYVEYENGDVELYDMLSDRRQPRSLHRDPDQRARVAELSQRLDRLRDCAGTECATG; translated from the coding sequence GCCGGCGCTTCGAAGCGCGAGCGGCCGAACATCGTCGTGATCCAGACCGACGATCAGACCGTCGAGTCGCTGCGCGCCATGCCCCGGACGCAGCGACTCCTGTTCGACGGCGGCACCAGCTTCGCCAATCAGACCGTGGCTTGGCCGAGCTGCGGACCCTCACGGGCGACGTTCTTCAGCGGCCAGTACGCGCACAACCACGGAATGCAGAGCAACAACCCGCCTCGGGGCGGGATCCGTCGCTTCGACGACTCGCGGACGCTGGCGACGGCGCTGGACGATCGCGGCTACTTCACGGCCCACGTCGGCAAGTACCTCAACGGCTACGGCGAGGAGACCGAGCCCGAGTACGTCCCGCCAGGATGGGACGAATGGTTCTCGGCCGTCGGGCCGACCGTCCAGAGCGACTACCGCTACGAGATGAACGACGACGGGCAGACCGTCGAGTACGGAGCCCGGGAGCGCCATTACAAGCAGGATGTCCTGACCCGGCGTGCCGTCGACGTGATCGAGTCCGAGGCGGGTCGCGATCCGCTCTACCTGCAACTCGACTACACCGCGCCCCACACCTCGGGTTCGGCTCGCAGCCCGCAGCCGCCGTTCGATTGCCGCCGGGCCGCGCTGCCGCCGCCGCGCTACGCGAACGCGTTCAGCGACGCCGAGCCGCCCAGCGACAAGGCCTCCGAGCCGCGCGAGGGCTCCACCAAGCCGCGCCAGATCCGCGAGCGCCCGCCGCTCGACGGCTCGGCGCGGGAGCGGATCGACCGCCGGTACCGCTGTGGCCTCGCCGCCCTGCGCTCGGTCGATGACGGAGTCGGCCGGGTCTTCGATGCTCTCGAGCGCGCGGGCGAGGCCGGCGACACCTACGTCATCTTCACCTCCGACAACGGCTACATCTACGGCGAGCACCGGATCGAGACCGGCAAGGACGTCGTCTACGACCCGTCGACCAACGTTCCGCTCGCGATCGCCGGACCCGGGATCGAGCCGGGCGCGGTTCGCGACACACCGACCTCGAACGTCGATCTCGCGCCGACGATCGCGAGCCTCGCCGGCGCCGAGCTCGAGACGGTGCCCGACGGCGAGGACCTCGGCGACCTGATCGCGGGCGAGGAGGACTTCGATCGCTCGGTCCTGATCGAGCGCACAGACGGCAAGCCCGAGTCGAACTACCAGGCGATCCGCACCCGCCGCTACGTCTACGTCGAGTACGAGAACGGGGACGTCGAGCTCTACGACATGCTGAGCGACCGTCGCCAGCCCCGCAGTCTGCATCGCGACCCCGACCAGCGAGCCCGGGTGGCGGAGCTCTCGCAGCGGCTCGACCGGCTCCGCGACTGCGCCGGCACCGAGTGCGCGACGGGCTGA